Proteins co-encoded in one Hypanus sabinus isolate sHypSab1 chromosome 6, sHypSab1.hap1, whole genome shotgun sequence genomic window:
- the tbx2b gene encoding T-box transcription factor TBX2b isoform X2, translating into MRDPVLAATSMAYHPFHAHRAADFPMNAFLAAQPSFFPALALPPSGAAALSLPGALGKPLTDSSMAEAGIHVSALGHQSTHLRPLKSLEPEDEVEDDPKVNLEAKDLWDQFHKVGTEMVITKSGRRMFPPFKVRVNGLDKKAKYILLMDIVAADDCRYKFHNSRWMVAGKADPEMPKRMYIHPDSPATGEQWMAKAVTFHKLKLTNNISDKHGFTILNSMHKYQPRFHVVRANDILKLPYSTFRTYVFPETEFIAVTAYQNDKITQLKIDNNPFAKGFRDTGNGRREKRKQLSLPSLRVYEDQCKGDRDGGDSDASSSDQPPARETLRSPLPLDPISLHFGQTPKDDKSGADSEPELERHRELPGAVTCSPRVGVSRAGSPPAGEAVADSSHRQKQGLAAEKREPLESRRDSDTCFSHREKGDGRRKDDSKKDGECLSKESYSPLVIQTDGPSHLNAGHMQSLAFSGLHSQQFFNPLNVGQPLFIHPGQFAVAPGAFSAMATGMGHLLASVSGAGSLENASISSAQASAGTAPHFPFHLSQHVLASQGIPMTTFGGLFPYPYTYMAAAAAAAALPNSSGAPSSLHRHPFLSGGRPRLRFNPYPIPVSIPASTNLLTTAMPSALGGSDTKLCSRESSPVSSSLASELNHKSNGGSLRTVGSAPSPKPSSKDAINELQNIQRLVSGLDSNRETPPARDSPK; encoded by the exons ATGAGAGATCCAGTTTTAGCGGCGACCAGTATGGCTTATCATCCGTTTCACGCTCACCGAGCCGCGGATTTCCCAATGAACGCGTTCCTGGCTGCTCAGCCGTCTTTCTTCCCCGCTCTGGCGCTGCCACCGAGCGGAGCGGCTGCTCTCTCGCTACCCGGAGCTTTGGGCAAACCCTTGACGGACTCGAGTATGGCAGAGGCCGGGATCCACGTTTCGGCTCTCGGGCATCAGTCGACACACCTGCGGCCCCTCAAGAGCCTGGAGCCGGAGGACGAGGTCGAGGACGATCCTAAAGTGAACCTGGAAGCGAAAGATTTGTGGGACCAGTTTCACAAAGTGGGCACCGAAATGGTGATTACGAAGTCTGGGAG GAGGATGTTCCCCCCGTTTAAAGTGCGGGTCAACGGTTTGGATAAAAAGGCGAAATATATTTTGCTGATGGACATTGTGGCCGCCGATGACTGCCgctacaaatttcacaactcgCGTTGGATGGTAGCCGGGAAGGCCGACCCCGAGATGCCAAAGCGGATGTATATTCATCCTGATAGTCCAGCCACAGGCGAACAATGGATGGCCAAAGCGGTCACGTTTCACAAACTGAAACTCACCAACAACATATCTGACAAGCATGGATTC ACAATCCTGAACTCCATGCACAAATACCAGCCCAGATTCCACGTGGTCCGCGCGAACGATATTCTTAAACTGCCCTACAGCACTTTCCGAACTTACGTGTTCCCAGAGACGGAGTTCATTGCGGTCACAGCCTATCAGAATGATAAG ATAACGCAGCTTAAGATTGACAACAACCCTTTTGCGAAAGGATTCAGAGACACTGGGAACGGGAGAAGAGAAAAAAG AAAACAACTCTCGCTCCCCTCTTTGCGCGTGTACGAGGATCAGTGTAAAGGCGATCGAGATGGCGGAGATTCTGATGCCTCCTCCAGCGACCAGCCCCCAGCCAGGGAGACCCTCCGTTCGCCCTTGCCTCTAGACCCCATTTCTCTCCATTTCGGTCAAACTCCTAAAG ATGACAAGTCAGGAGCCGACAGTGAGCCGGAGCTGGAGAGGCACCGGGAGCTTCCGGGAGCAGTCACCTGCAGTCCGCGGGTGGGGGTCTCCAGGGCGGGCTCCCCGCCGGCGGGGGAGGCTGTTGCAGACTCCTCTCACCGGCAGAAACAGGGATTGGCGGCTGAGAAGAGGGAGCCGCTGGAATCGCGCAGGGACAGTGACACGTGcttcagtcacagggagaaaggagACGGGCGAAGAAAGGATGACTCCAAGAAAGACGGCGAATGTTTGAGTAAAGAGAGCTATTCGCCGTTGGTAATCCAAACGGACGGACCTTCGCATCTTAACGCCGGACATATGCAAAGCTTGGCTTTCTCGGGGTTGCACAGCCAGCAGTTTTTTAACCCTTTAAACGTTGGACAGCCTCTCTTTATCCATCCCGGGCAGTTTGCAGTCGCCCCGGGAGCTTTCTCGGCCATGGCCACCGGCATGGGACATTTATTAGCTTCGGTGTCGGGAGCTGGGAGCTTGGAGAACGCGAGTATATCCTCAGCCCAGGCCTCGGCTGGAACCGCCCCGCACTTCCCTTTCCACCTCTCTCAACACGTTTTGGCTTCTCAG GGGATCCCAATGACCACATTCGGAGGCCTTTTCCCTTACCCTTACACGTACATGGCCGCTGCTGCCGCAGCCGCCGCCTTGCCCAACAGTTCCGGAGCGCCGTCCTCTCTCCACCGGCATCCGTTCCTTAGTGGCGGACGACCCCGGCTTCGATTcaacccttaccccatccctgtgtcTATCCCGGCCAGCACCAACCTGCTCACCACCGCCATGCCCTCGGCTCTGGGCGGCTCCGACACGAAGCTGTGCAGCCGAGAGTCCAGCCCCGTTTCTTCCAGCCTGGCCTCGGAACTCAACCACAAGAGCAACGGCGGCAGTTTAAGGACTGTGGGCAGCGCCCCCTCCCCGAAACCGTCCTCTAAGGACGCTATCAACGAACTCCAGAACATCCAGAGGTTAGTCAGCGGTCTGGACAGCAACCGGGAGACACCTCCGGCTCGGGATTCTCCCAAATGA
- the tbx2b gene encoding T-box transcription factor TBX2b isoform X1, with product MRDPVLAATSMAYHPFHAHRAADFPMNAFLAAQPSFFPALALPPSGAAALSLPGALGKPLTDSSMAEAGIHVSALGHQSTHLRPLKSLEPEDEVEDDPKVNLEAKDLWDQFHKVGTEMVITKSGRRMFPPFKVRVNGLDKKAKYILLMDIVAADDCRYKFHNSRWMVAGKADPEMPKRMYIHPDSPATGEQWMAKAVTFHKLKLTNNISDKHGFVSVATILNSMHKYQPRFHVVRANDILKLPYSTFRTYVFPETEFIAVTAYQNDKITQLKIDNNPFAKGFRDTGNGRREKRKQLSLPSLRVYEDQCKGDRDGGDSDASSSDQPPARETLRSPLPLDPISLHFGQTPKDDKSGADSEPELERHRELPGAVTCSPRVGVSRAGSPPAGEAVADSSHRQKQGLAAEKREPLESRRDSDTCFSHREKGDGRRKDDSKKDGECLSKESYSPLVIQTDGPSHLNAGHMQSLAFSGLHSQQFFNPLNVGQPLFIHPGQFAVAPGAFSAMATGMGHLLASVSGAGSLENASISSAQASAGTAPHFPFHLSQHVLASQGIPMTTFGGLFPYPYTYMAAAAAAAALPNSSGAPSSLHRHPFLSGGRPRLRFNPYPIPVSIPASTNLLTTAMPSALGGSDTKLCSRESSPVSSSLASELNHKSNGGSLRTVGSAPSPKPSSKDAINELQNIQRLVSGLDSNRETPPARDSPK from the exons ATGAGAGATCCAGTTTTAGCGGCGACCAGTATGGCTTATCATCCGTTTCACGCTCACCGAGCCGCGGATTTCCCAATGAACGCGTTCCTGGCTGCTCAGCCGTCTTTCTTCCCCGCTCTGGCGCTGCCACCGAGCGGAGCGGCTGCTCTCTCGCTACCCGGAGCTTTGGGCAAACCCTTGACGGACTCGAGTATGGCAGAGGCCGGGATCCACGTTTCGGCTCTCGGGCATCAGTCGACACACCTGCGGCCCCTCAAGAGCCTGGAGCCGGAGGACGAGGTCGAGGACGATCCTAAAGTGAACCTGGAAGCGAAAGATTTGTGGGACCAGTTTCACAAAGTGGGCACCGAAATGGTGATTACGAAGTCTGGGAG GAGGATGTTCCCCCCGTTTAAAGTGCGGGTCAACGGTTTGGATAAAAAGGCGAAATATATTTTGCTGATGGACATTGTGGCCGCCGATGACTGCCgctacaaatttcacaactcgCGTTGGATGGTAGCCGGGAAGGCCGACCCCGAGATGCCAAAGCGGATGTATATTCATCCTGATAGTCCAGCCACAGGCGAACAATGGATGGCCAAAGCGGTCACGTTTCACAAACTGAAACTCACCAACAACATATCTGACAAGCATGGATTCGTAAGTGTTGCT ACAATCCTGAACTCCATGCACAAATACCAGCCCAGATTCCACGTGGTCCGCGCGAACGATATTCTTAAACTGCCCTACAGCACTTTCCGAACTTACGTGTTCCCAGAGACGGAGTTCATTGCGGTCACAGCCTATCAGAATGATAAG ATAACGCAGCTTAAGATTGACAACAACCCTTTTGCGAAAGGATTCAGAGACACTGGGAACGGGAGAAGAGAAAAAAG AAAACAACTCTCGCTCCCCTCTTTGCGCGTGTACGAGGATCAGTGTAAAGGCGATCGAGATGGCGGAGATTCTGATGCCTCCTCCAGCGACCAGCCCCCAGCCAGGGAGACCCTCCGTTCGCCCTTGCCTCTAGACCCCATTTCTCTCCATTTCGGTCAAACTCCTAAAG ATGACAAGTCAGGAGCCGACAGTGAGCCGGAGCTGGAGAGGCACCGGGAGCTTCCGGGAGCAGTCACCTGCAGTCCGCGGGTGGGGGTCTCCAGGGCGGGCTCCCCGCCGGCGGGGGAGGCTGTTGCAGACTCCTCTCACCGGCAGAAACAGGGATTGGCGGCTGAGAAGAGGGAGCCGCTGGAATCGCGCAGGGACAGTGACACGTGcttcagtcacagggagaaaggagACGGGCGAAGAAAGGATGACTCCAAGAAAGACGGCGAATGTTTGAGTAAAGAGAGCTATTCGCCGTTGGTAATCCAAACGGACGGACCTTCGCATCTTAACGCCGGACATATGCAAAGCTTGGCTTTCTCGGGGTTGCACAGCCAGCAGTTTTTTAACCCTTTAAACGTTGGACAGCCTCTCTTTATCCATCCCGGGCAGTTTGCAGTCGCCCCGGGAGCTTTCTCGGCCATGGCCACCGGCATGGGACATTTATTAGCTTCGGTGTCGGGAGCTGGGAGCTTGGAGAACGCGAGTATATCCTCAGCCCAGGCCTCGGCTGGAACCGCCCCGCACTTCCCTTTCCACCTCTCTCAACACGTTTTGGCTTCTCAG GGGATCCCAATGACCACATTCGGAGGCCTTTTCCCTTACCCTTACACGTACATGGCCGCTGCTGCCGCAGCCGCCGCCTTGCCCAACAGTTCCGGAGCGCCGTCCTCTCTCCACCGGCATCCGTTCCTTAGTGGCGGACGACCCCGGCTTCGATTcaacccttaccccatccctgtgtcTATCCCGGCCAGCACCAACCTGCTCACCACCGCCATGCCCTCGGCTCTGGGCGGCTCCGACACGAAGCTGTGCAGCCGAGAGTCCAGCCCCGTTTCTTCCAGCCTGGCCTCGGAACTCAACCACAAGAGCAACGGCGGCAGTTTAAGGACTGTGGGCAGCGCCCCCTCCCCGAAACCGTCCTCTAAGGACGCTATCAACGAACTCCAGAACATCCAGAGGTTAGTCAGCGGTCTGGACAGCAACCGGGAGACACCTCCGGCTCGGGATTCTCCCAAATGA
- the tbx2b gene encoding T-box transcription factor TBX2b isoform X4: MFPPFKVRVNGLDKKAKYILLMDIVAADDCRYKFHNSRWMVAGKADPEMPKRMYIHPDSPATGEQWMAKAVTFHKLKLTNNISDKHGFVSVATILNSMHKYQPRFHVVRANDILKLPYSTFRTYVFPETEFIAVTAYQNDKITQLKIDNNPFAKGFRDTGNGRREKRKQLSLPSLRVYEDQCKGDRDGGDSDASSSDQPPARETLRSPLPLDPISLHFGQTPKDDKSGADSEPELERHRELPGAVTCSPRVGVSRAGSPPAGEAVADSSHRQKQGLAAEKREPLESRRDSDTCFSHREKGDGRRKDDSKKDGECLSKESYSPLVIQTDGPSHLNAGHMQSLAFSGLHSQQFFNPLNVGQPLFIHPGQFAVAPGAFSAMATGMGHLLASVSGAGSLENASISSAQASAGTAPHFPFHLSQHVLASQGIPMTTFGGLFPYPYTYMAAAAAAAALPNSSGAPSSLHRHPFLSGGRPRLRFNPYPIPVSIPASTNLLTTAMPSALGGSDTKLCSRESSPVSSSLASELNHKSNGGSLRTVGSAPSPKPSSKDAINELQNIQRLVSGLDSNRETPPARDSPK; the protein is encoded by the exons ATGTTCCCCCCGTTTAAAGTGCGGGTCAACGGTTTGGATAAAAAGGCGAAATATATTTTGCTGATGGACATTGTGGCCGCCGATGACTGCCgctacaaatttcacaactcgCGTTGGATGGTAGCCGGGAAGGCCGACCCCGAGATGCCAAAGCGGATGTATATTCATCCTGATAGTCCAGCCACAGGCGAACAATGGATGGCCAAAGCGGTCACGTTTCACAAACTGAAACTCACCAACAACATATCTGACAAGCATGGATTCGTAAGTGTTGCT ACAATCCTGAACTCCATGCACAAATACCAGCCCAGATTCCACGTGGTCCGCGCGAACGATATTCTTAAACTGCCCTACAGCACTTTCCGAACTTACGTGTTCCCAGAGACGGAGTTCATTGCGGTCACAGCCTATCAGAATGATAAG ATAACGCAGCTTAAGATTGACAACAACCCTTTTGCGAAAGGATTCAGAGACACTGGGAACGGGAGAAGAGAAAAAAG AAAACAACTCTCGCTCCCCTCTTTGCGCGTGTACGAGGATCAGTGTAAAGGCGATCGAGATGGCGGAGATTCTGATGCCTCCTCCAGCGACCAGCCCCCAGCCAGGGAGACCCTCCGTTCGCCCTTGCCTCTAGACCCCATTTCTCTCCATTTCGGTCAAACTCCTAAAG ATGACAAGTCAGGAGCCGACAGTGAGCCGGAGCTGGAGAGGCACCGGGAGCTTCCGGGAGCAGTCACCTGCAGTCCGCGGGTGGGGGTCTCCAGGGCGGGCTCCCCGCCGGCGGGGGAGGCTGTTGCAGACTCCTCTCACCGGCAGAAACAGGGATTGGCGGCTGAGAAGAGGGAGCCGCTGGAATCGCGCAGGGACAGTGACACGTGcttcagtcacagggagaaaggagACGGGCGAAGAAAGGATGACTCCAAGAAAGACGGCGAATGTTTGAGTAAAGAGAGCTATTCGCCGTTGGTAATCCAAACGGACGGACCTTCGCATCTTAACGCCGGACATATGCAAAGCTTGGCTTTCTCGGGGTTGCACAGCCAGCAGTTTTTTAACCCTTTAAACGTTGGACAGCCTCTCTTTATCCATCCCGGGCAGTTTGCAGTCGCCCCGGGAGCTTTCTCGGCCATGGCCACCGGCATGGGACATTTATTAGCTTCGGTGTCGGGAGCTGGGAGCTTGGAGAACGCGAGTATATCCTCAGCCCAGGCCTCGGCTGGAACCGCCCCGCACTTCCCTTTCCACCTCTCTCAACACGTTTTGGCTTCTCAG GGGATCCCAATGACCACATTCGGAGGCCTTTTCCCTTACCCTTACACGTACATGGCCGCTGCTGCCGCAGCCGCCGCCTTGCCCAACAGTTCCGGAGCGCCGTCCTCTCTCCACCGGCATCCGTTCCTTAGTGGCGGACGACCCCGGCTTCGATTcaacccttaccccatccctgtgtcTATCCCGGCCAGCACCAACCTGCTCACCACCGCCATGCCCTCGGCTCTGGGCGGCTCCGACACGAAGCTGTGCAGCCGAGAGTCCAGCCCCGTTTCTTCCAGCCTGGCCTCGGAACTCAACCACAAGAGCAACGGCGGCAGTTTAAGGACTGTGGGCAGCGCCCCCTCCCCGAAACCGTCCTCTAAGGACGCTATCAACGAACTCCAGAACATCCAGAGGTTAGTCAGCGGTCTGGACAGCAACCGGGAGACACCTCCGGCTCGGGATTCTCCCAAATGA
- the tbx2b gene encoding T-box transcription factor TBX2b isoform X3 codes for MRRMFPPFKVRVNGLDKKAKYILLMDIVAADDCRYKFHNSRWMVAGKADPEMPKRMYIHPDSPATGEQWMAKAVTFHKLKLTNNISDKHGFVSVATILNSMHKYQPRFHVVRANDILKLPYSTFRTYVFPETEFIAVTAYQNDKITQLKIDNNPFAKGFRDTGNGRREKRKQLSLPSLRVYEDQCKGDRDGGDSDASSSDQPPARETLRSPLPLDPISLHFGQTPKDDKSGADSEPELERHRELPGAVTCSPRVGVSRAGSPPAGEAVADSSHRQKQGLAAEKREPLESRRDSDTCFSHREKGDGRRKDDSKKDGECLSKESYSPLVIQTDGPSHLNAGHMQSLAFSGLHSQQFFNPLNVGQPLFIHPGQFAVAPGAFSAMATGMGHLLASVSGAGSLENASISSAQASAGTAPHFPFHLSQHVLASQGIPMTTFGGLFPYPYTYMAAAAAAAALPNSSGAPSSLHRHPFLSGGRPRLRFNPYPIPVSIPASTNLLTTAMPSALGGSDTKLCSRESSPVSSSLASELNHKSNGGSLRTVGSAPSPKPSSKDAINELQNIQRLVSGLDSNRETPPARDSPK; via the exons ATGCG GAGGATGTTCCCCCCGTTTAAAGTGCGGGTCAACGGTTTGGATAAAAAGGCGAAATATATTTTGCTGATGGACATTGTGGCCGCCGATGACTGCCgctacaaatttcacaactcgCGTTGGATGGTAGCCGGGAAGGCCGACCCCGAGATGCCAAAGCGGATGTATATTCATCCTGATAGTCCAGCCACAGGCGAACAATGGATGGCCAAAGCGGTCACGTTTCACAAACTGAAACTCACCAACAACATATCTGACAAGCATGGATTCGTAAGTGTTGCT ACAATCCTGAACTCCATGCACAAATACCAGCCCAGATTCCACGTGGTCCGCGCGAACGATATTCTTAAACTGCCCTACAGCACTTTCCGAACTTACGTGTTCCCAGAGACGGAGTTCATTGCGGTCACAGCCTATCAGAATGATAAG ATAACGCAGCTTAAGATTGACAACAACCCTTTTGCGAAAGGATTCAGAGACACTGGGAACGGGAGAAGAGAAAAAAG AAAACAACTCTCGCTCCCCTCTTTGCGCGTGTACGAGGATCAGTGTAAAGGCGATCGAGATGGCGGAGATTCTGATGCCTCCTCCAGCGACCAGCCCCCAGCCAGGGAGACCCTCCGTTCGCCCTTGCCTCTAGACCCCATTTCTCTCCATTTCGGTCAAACTCCTAAAG ATGACAAGTCAGGAGCCGACAGTGAGCCGGAGCTGGAGAGGCACCGGGAGCTTCCGGGAGCAGTCACCTGCAGTCCGCGGGTGGGGGTCTCCAGGGCGGGCTCCCCGCCGGCGGGGGAGGCTGTTGCAGACTCCTCTCACCGGCAGAAACAGGGATTGGCGGCTGAGAAGAGGGAGCCGCTGGAATCGCGCAGGGACAGTGACACGTGcttcagtcacagggagaaaggagACGGGCGAAGAAAGGATGACTCCAAGAAAGACGGCGAATGTTTGAGTAAAGAGAGCTATTCGCCGTTGGTAATCCAAACGGACGGACCTTCGCATCTTAACGCCGGACATATGCAAAGCTTGGCTTTCTCGGGGTTGCACAGCCAGCAGTTTTTTAACCCTTTAAACGTTGGACAGCCTCTCTTTATCCATCCCGGGCAGTTTGCAGTCGCCCCGGGAGCTTTCTCGGCCATGGCCACCGGCATGGGACATTTATTAGCTTCGGTGTCGGGAGCTGGGAGCTTGGAGAACGCGAGTATATCCTCAGCCCAGGCCTCGGCTGGAACCGCCCCGCACTTCCCTTTCCACCTCTCTCAACACGTTTTGGCTTCTCAG GGGATCCCAATGACCACATTCGGAGGCCTTTTCCCTTACCCTTACACGTACATGGCCGCTGCTGCCGCAGCCGCCGCCTTGCCCAACAGTTCCGGAGCGCCGTCCTCTCTCCACCGGCATCCGTTCCTTAGTGGCGGACGACCCCGGCTTCGATTcaacccttaccccatccctgtgtcTATCCCGGCCAGCACCAACCTGCTCACCACCGCCATGCCCTCGGCTCTGGGCGGCTCCGACACGAAGCTGTGCAGCCGAGAGTCCAGCCCCGTTTCTTCCAGCCTGGCCTCGGAACTCAACCACAAGAGCAACGGCGGCAGTTTAAGGACTGTGGGCAGCGCCCCCTCCCCGAAACCGTCCTCTAAGGACGCTATCAACGAACTCCAGAACATCCAGAGGTTAGTCAGCGGTCTGGACAGCAACCGGGAGACACCTCCGGCTCGGGATTCTCCCAAATGA